The Flavobacterium marginilacus genome window below encodes:
- a CDS encoding SMI1/KNR4 family protein, producing the protein MVIEKEQISKLKKIDGNGLFKKNPFQIFGSKKHKYKLNSCLSEKNILDFEKTNQIELPFEYRNFIKTIGNGGVGPAYGVFKLEDWNFELDIENRKFLNENFPYTEKRNLTYVGNKDDVYYTKSDEFKNWELEYFDEKHIYGSIRICHYGCAVYYFLVVSGSEKGNVWIDARANDEGIYPLTTETRSRYNFAEWYNEWINESLKKLNK; encoded by the coding sequence ATGGTAATTGAAAAAGAACAAATTTCTAAACTTAAAAAAATTGATGGAAATGGTCTTTTCAAGAAAAATCCATTTCAAATATTTGGTTCCAAAAAGCATAAATACAAACTAAACAGTTGTTTATCGGAGAAAAACATCTTAGACTTTGAAAAAACTAATCAAATTGAACTACCATTTGAATACAGAAATTTTATAAAAACCATTGGAAATGGTGGAGTTGGTCCAGCTTATGGAGTTTTCAAGTTAGAAGATTGGAATTTTGAACTTGATATTGAAAACAGAAAATTTCTAAATGAAAATTTTCCCTATACCGAAAAGAGGAATCTAACGTATGTCGGAAATAAAGACGATGTATATTATACTAAAAGTGATGAGTTTAAAAATTGGGAATTAGAGTATTTTGATGAAAAACATATTTATGGTAGTATTAGAATTTGTCATTATGGATGCGCAGTTTATTATTTTTTGGTTGTTTCAGGATCAGAAAAAGGAAATGTATGGATTGATGCAAGGGCAAATGATGAAGGGATATATCCATTGACAACTGAAACTAGATCGAGATATAATTTTGCTGAATGGTATAATGAATGGATAAATGAAAGCTTGAAAAAACTGAATAAATAG
- a CDS encoding DUF3592 domain-containing protein gives MTENNFIVFIQIVVAIWFCISVFIISKIIYFYLVTIKKWVKTEAVIIEYQMNWFRSKTDTDTEGWKETIKYSYTVNSIEYESNCVTKNLNILTSSKHFSKNYNFRKDQKIEIFYDPYNPKNGIIDSKLNFFTLMIPITFYIMIYFILFNQ, from the coding sequence ATGACAGAAAATAATTTTATAGTATTTATACAAATTGTCGTTGCGATTTGGTTCTGCATAAGTGTTTTTATTATTTCAAAAATCATTTACTTTTATTTAGTAACGATTAAAAAATGGGTAAAAACGGAAGCTGTAATCATTGAATATCAAATGAATTGGTTTCGGTCAAAAACTGATACTGATACTGAAGGCTGGAAAGAAACAATTAAATATAGCTATACAGTAAATTCTATCGAATATGAAAGCAATTGTGTAACAAAAAACTTAAATATTCTAACATCGTCTAAACATTTTTCTAAAAACTATAATTTTAGAAAAGACCAAAAAATTGAAATTTTTTATGACCCTTACAATCCTAAAAATGGAATCATAGATTCAAAATTAAATTTTTTTACTCTAATGATTCCAATTACATTTTATATTATGATTTACTTTATCTTATTTAATCAATAA